A region of Clostridium acetobutylicum ATCC 824 DNA encodes the following proteins:
- the rpmF gene encoding 50S ribosomal protein L32: MGNPARKFSKARRDSRRAQTFKLSLPGMVECPNCHEMKLAHRVCKKCGYYKGKEIVAVEK, translated from the coding sequence GTGGGAAATCCAGCTAGAAAATTTTCAAAAGCTAGAAGAGATTCAAGAAGAGCTCAAACTTTTAAATTAAGTTTACCTGGAATGGTTGAATGTCCAAATTGTCATGAAATGAAGCTTGCACATAGAGTTTGCAAGAAATGCGGTTACTATAAAGGTAAGGAAATAGTTGCTGTAGAAAAGTAG
- the plsX gene encoding phosphate acyltransferase PlsX: MIIAIDGMGGDNAPEAVVKGCVEAIKGNSSIHIIITGPSDKISAELKKYTFNEESIEIVDAKDVITNNEHPVMAVRRKKESSLYKALNLVKEGKADAVISAGSTGALMAGATLMIGRIKGIDRVALSPIMPGKNSPFMVTDAGANVDCKPQYLVQFALMGKIYFESVLGVKKPTIGLVNIGAEEEKGNELTKSAYKLLKESGLNFVGNVEPRDASTGDVDILVCDGFVGNTLLKMYEGVALNLFKMLKSEITSSTRAKVGALMLKPVLKDFAKKFDYSEYGGSPFLGSKGIVIKAHGSSNSKAFKNAINQAVSCSENKIIDKISRQLEELN, from the coding sequence ATGATAATAGCTATTGATGGAATGGGTGGAGATAATGCTCCCGAGGCTGTTGTTAAAGGATGTGTAGAGGCTATTAAAGGCAATAGTAGCATACACATTATAATAACAGGTCCCAGTGACAAAATCAGTGCCGAACTAAAAAAATACACTTTTAACGAAGAAAGTATAGAAATAGTTGATGCTAAGGATGTTATAACTAACAATGAACATCCTGTTATGGCAGTAAGAAGAAAAAAGGAATCATCTCTTTATAAGGCTTTAAATCTTGTAAAAGAAGGAAAAGCAGATGCTGTTATTTCAGCAGGTAGTACAGGGGCATTAATGGCAGGTGCTACACTTATGATAGGAAGAATAAAAGGGATAGATAGAGTAGCTCTATCACCTATTATGCCAGGAAAAAATTCTCCTTTTATGGTAACAGATGCTGGAGCAAATGTTGATTGTAAGCCTCAATATCTTGTTCAATTTGCACTTATGGGTAAAATATATTTTGAAAGTGTACTAGGCGTTAAAAAACCGACTATAGGACTTGTTAATATAGGTGCAGAGGAAGAGAAGGGTAATGAATTAACTAAAAGTGCATATAAGCTTCTAAAAGAGTCAGGACTTAATTTTGTTGGCAATGTAGAACCAAGAGATGCATCTACTGGTGATGTTGATATATTAGTATGTGATGGATTCGTTGGAAATACTCTTTTAAAAATGTATGAAGGTGTAGCTTTAAATTTATTTAAAATGCTTAAAAGTGAAATTACATCATCTACAAGAGCAAAAGTTGGAGCATTGATGTTAAAACCCGTTCTAAAAGATTTTGCGAAAAAATTTGATTACAGTGAATATGGAGGTTCGCCTTTCCTAGGTTCAAAAGGTATAGTTATAAAAGCTCATGGAAGTTCAAATTCAAAGGCTTTTAAAAATGCAATAAATCAAGCTGTATCTTGTAGTGAAAATAAAATAATAGATAAGATTTCCAGGCAATTAGAAGAGCTAAATTAA
- the acpP gene encoding acyl carrier protein has translation MVFEKVKDIIADQLGIDATEIKMESSFIDDLGADSLDIVELIMALEEEFDIEMPDEEAEKVSSVGDVVNYIKAHTEE, from the coding sequence ATGGTATTTGAAAAAGTTAAGGACATAATAGCAGATCAACTTGGTATTGATGCAACTGAAATAAAAATGGAATCCTCTTTTATTGATGATTTAGGAGCTGATTCTCTTGATATAGTTGAACTGATAATGGCTTTAGAAGAAGAATTTGATATAGAAATGCCTGATGAAGAGGCTGAAAAAGTTTCAAGTGTAGGCGATGTAGTTAATTACATAAAAGCTCATACAGAAGAGTAA
- the rnc gene encoding ribonuclease III, with amino-acid sequence MEEERLLEELESKLGIEFQNINLLVTALTHSSYANENKNAEYNERLEFLGDAVLQLSISEYFFKKYPTISEGELTKKRALVVCGMSLHSIGERWQLGKYIRMSHGEELTGGRTRVSIIADCVEAVIAAIYLDKGFDTAKNFILREFEGTIQNAVENKIILDYKTRLQEILQSKGKTDIKYTLVRHEGPPHRRKFFVNLNFDNDVKSTGEGYTKKDAEQDAACKALKGLDN; translated from the coding sequence ATGGAAGAAGAAAGATTATTAGAGGAACTTGAAAGTAAATTAGGTATAGAATTTCAAAATATAAATCTCCTTGTTACCGCACTTACTCATAGTTCATACGCAAATGAAAATAAGAATGCTGAATATAATGAAAGGCTTGAATTTTTAGGGGACGCAGTTCTTCAGCTTTCTATATCAGAATACTTCTTTAAGAAGTACCCAACTATATCAGAGGGGGAACTTACCAAAAAGCGTGCACTTGTTGTTTGTGGTATGTCCCTTCACTCAATAGGGGAAAGATGGCAGCTTGGAAAATATATAAGAATGAGTCATGGTGAGGAGCTTACAGGAGGGCGTACACGAGTTTCTATTATAGCTGACTGCGTTGAAGCAGTAATTGCTGCTATATATCTAGATAAGGGGTTTGACACTGCTAAAAATTTTATCTTGAGGGAGTTTGAAGGTACAATACAAAATGCAGTAGAAAACAAAATAATACTTGACTACAAAACGAGACTTCAGGAAATTCTTCAGTCAAAAGGAAAAACTGATATAAAATACACTCTTGTAAGGCACGAAGGTCCACCTCACAGAAGAAAGTTCTTTGTTAATTTGAATTTTGATAATGATGTTAAAAGTACTGGTGAGGGATACACAAAAAAAGATGCAGAACAAGATGCTGCATGTAAAGCATTGAAAGGATTGGATAATTAA
- a CDS encoding elongator complex protein 3: MGKSHYIIPIFVPHEGCPHDCVFCNQNTITGEESKVNGDYVKSTVEDYLDTIPNKSATIEISFFGGTFTAINIEKQKELLSVARHYKEIGKIKYIRLSTRPDYIDDEILTNLKNYSVDIIELGVQSLDSEVLLKSGRGHTKEDVVKASRLIKKYGFTLGHQIMLGLPGDNAEKDIETTRKVICMKPNICRIYPALVIKDTAMEKMYNRGIYKPYDIEECVEISKIVFGMLFANDIEVIRIGLQPTEEINTDGELVAGPFHPAFRELVEGSIMNEMIFDNLKECESNTVDIYLNPKDISKLYSNKKTFFYSMKDKLNNLRINVIQNPEVEKDTLKMNFDDNCKIVSKYEYLKVKYKEGK; the protein is encoded by the coding sequence ATGGGCAAATCTCACTATATAATACCTATTTTTGTTCCACATGAAGGATGTCCGCATGACTGTGTATTTTGCAATCAGAACACCATTACTGGTGAGGAAAGCAAAGTTAATGGTGACTATGTAAAAAGTACTGTAGAGGATTACCTAGATACTATTCCTAATAAGAGTGCAACTATAGAAATATCCTTTTTTGGTGGAACCTTTACTGCGATAAACATAGAAAAGCAAAAGGAGCTTCTTTCTGTTGCAAGGCATTATAAGGAAATAGGTAAAATTAAATATATAAGATTGTCAACCAGACCTGATTATATAGATGATGAAATACTTACCAATCTAAAAAATTATTCCGTTGATATAATAGAACTTGGTGTACAGTCACTTGATAGTGAAGTCCTTTTAAAATCAGGAAGAGGTCATACTAAAGAAGATGTAGTAAAAGCATCTAGGCTTATAAAGAAATATGGTTTTACTCTAGGCCATCAGATAATGCTTGGTTTACCCGGTGATAATGCTGAAAAGGACATAGAAACCACAAGGAAAGTAATTTGTATGAAGCCAAATATATGTAGAATTTATCCAGCGCTTGTAATAAAGGATACGGCAATGGAGAAAATGTATAATAGGGGTATATATAAGCCCTACGATATTGAAGAGTGCGTTGAAATTAGCAAGATTGTTTTTGGTATGCTTTTTGCAAATGATATTGAAGTTATAAGAATTGGACTTCAACCTACAGAAGAGATAAATACTGACGGTGAGTTAGTAGCAGGTCCATTTCATCCTGCATTTAGAGAGCTTGTTGAAGGAAGTATTATGAATGAAATGATTTTTGATAACTTAAAGGAATGTGAATCAAATACTGTGGATATATACTTAAATCCAAAAGATATATCGAAGTTGTATTCAAATAAGAAGACCTTTTTTTACAGTATGAAAGATAAGTTGAATAATTTAAGAATTAATGTTATTCAGAATCCAGAGGTGGAAAAAGATACTTTAAAGATGAATTTTGACGATAATTGTAAAATAGTATCAAAATATGAATACTTAAAAGTAAAATACAAAGAAGGAAAATAA